One Amorphoplanes digitatis genomic window carries:
- a CDS encoding PEP/pyruvate-binding domain-containing protein, whose protein sequence is MSADPSRSAPRPASRLVLDLADIDATMLGEVGGKAANLGELTRAGLPVPPGVCVTTAAYHEVTHALPGLAEMIDDLVATAPGDPRRLTDLAGRVRDALRAAPVPAAIGAAIADGYRGMDAVAVRSSATAEDLPFASFAGQQDTYLNVVGETAVLDAVHGCWASLWTDRAVTYRAANGIDHRAVRLAVVIQAMVPSSVAGVLFTANPVTGRRHEAVIDASPGLGESVVSGAVNPDHFVVDTATGEIRQRRLGDKKTLVRGIPGGGVEHVVNAGDAGSACLTEAQVQAVAALGARVEAHYDGPQDIEWAIDAGGTLWLTQARPVTTVYPLPAARDGLRAYFCFTLAQGLTRPLTPLGLAVFRLLSSGVAELLGRPVADPVTGAGPLSQAGLRLFVDLTGVLRSRVGRAVVPRVFDVMEARAAVVMRSLFDRPEFALTHRSVLPAAARAVRIATRHRLPLRVVRAMRDPQRVRRDLDGLADAAHRRLDLPATTTAGDRLDLVEQVLAHEVVGVVMPVAAPAAAAGFAMLGLAGRMLRPDLAPGELQTVLRGLPNNVTTEMDLALWQLASRIRTAGETLDADPGSLAHRYRAGTLPPVAQQGLAAFLDRYGHRAVAEIDLGLPRWSEDPRHVLGVLLNYQRLDNSAAAPDAVFAAGARQAEEMTATLIGRARGGLRRRAVRFALGRARALAGLREFPKYYLIVVLAAVRRQLSVVGTELATAGRIGTADDVFFLDPPEIRAALAGSDQHALIAARREEYDREMRRRHVPRVLLSDGTEPERDLHGPAAPDGALVGTPASAGTVTGPARVILDPVGAHLEPGEILVAPSTDPGWTPLFLTAGGLVMEMGGANSHGAVVAREYGIPAVVGVAGATTHVRTGQRITVDGTTGLIT, encoded by the coding sequence ATGTCCGCCGACCCCTCCCGATCCGCGCCGCGCCCGGCCTCCCGCTTGGTGCTCGACCTCGCCGACATAGACGCCACCATGCTCGGCGAGGTCGGCGGCAAGGCGGCCAACCTCGGGGAACTCACCCGCGCCGGCCTGCCGGTGCCGCCCGGCGTCTGCGTCACGACCGCCGCCTACCACGAGGTCACCCACGCCCTTCCCGGGCTCGCCGAGATGATCGATGATCTGGTCGCCACCGCACCCGGCGACCCGCGGCGGCTGACCGACCTCGCCGGCCGGGTGCGGGACGCACTGCGCGCGGCGCCCGTCCCGGCAGCGATCGGGGCCGCCATCGCCGATGGGTACCGTGGCATGGACGCGGTCGCCGTGCGCTCCTCGGCCACCGCCGAGGATCTACCGTTCGCCAGCTTCGCGGGCCAACAGGACACCTATCTCAACGTCGTAGGTGAGACGGCGGTGCTCGACGCGGTACACGGCTGCTGGGCCTCGCTGTGGACCGATCGGGCCGTCACGTACCGGGCCGCGAACGGCATCGACCACCGCGCCGTCCGCCTCGCCGTGGTGATCCAGGCCATGGTCCCCTCCTCCGTCGCCGGCGTGTTGTTCACCGCCAACCCGGTCACCGGCCGCCGCCACGAGGCGGTCATCGATGCCAGTCCGGGGCTGGGTGAGTCGGTCGTGTCCGGCGCGGTCAACCCCGACCATTTCGTGGTCGACACCGCGACAGGCGAGATCCGCCAACGCCGTCTCGGCGACAAGAAGACGCTTGTCCGAGGGATACCGGGCGGCGGCGTCGAACACGTCGTCAATGCCGGCGACGCCGGCAGCGCATGCCTGACCGAGGCACAGGTACAGGCCGTCGCGGCACTGGGCGCTCGCGTCGAGGCGCACTACGACGGTCCGCAGGACATCGAATGGGCCATCGACGCGGGCGGCACGCTGTGGCTGACCCAGGCCCGGCCGGTCACCACGGTCTACCCTTTGCCGGCCGCCCGGGACGGACTGCGCGCCTACTTCTGCTTCACCCTCGCGCAGGGTCTGACCCGGCCCTTGACGCCCCTCGGCCTGGCCGTGTTCCGGCTGCTCAGCAGCGGTGTCGCTGAGCTGCTCGGCCGCCCGGTCGCCGACCCGGTCACCGGGGCCGGCCCATTGTCACAAGCCGGGCTGCGCTTGTTCGTCGACCTGACCGGCGTGCTGCGGAGCCGGGTCGGCCGGGCGGTCGTGCCGCGAGTGTTCGACGTGATGGAGGCCCGCGCCGCCGTGGTGATGCGCTCGCTGTTCGACCGGCCCGAGTTCGCGCTCACCCACCGTTCCGTACTGCCCGCCGCGGCCCGTGCCGTGCGGATCGCCACCCGCCATCGGCTCCCGCTGCGTGTCGTGCGAGCGATGCGAGATCCGCAGCGGGTCCGCCGTGACCTCGACGGCCTGGCCGACGCCGCCCACCGACGGCTCGACCTGCCCGCCACCACCACCGCCGGCGACCGGCTCGACCTGGTCGAACAGGTCCTCGCCCATGAGGTCGTCGGCGTCGTCATGCCGGTCGCCGCGCCGGCCGCGGCCGCCGGCTTCGCCATGCTCGGCCTGGCCGGCCGGATGCTGCGCCCCGACCTGGCGCCTGGCGAGCTGCAAACCGTGCTGCGCGGCCTACCGAACAATGTCACCACCGAGATGGACCTGGCGTTGTGGCAACTGGCCAGCCGGATCCGCACCGCCGGCGAGACCCTGGACGCGGATCCCGGCTCACTGGCCCACCGGTACCGTGCCGGCACCCTGCCGCCGGTCGCTCAGCAGGGCCTGGCGGCCTTCCTCGACCGATACGGTCACCGTGCTGTCGCCGAGATCGACCTCGGCCTGCCGCGTTGGTCGGAGGACCCTCGGCACGTGCTCGGCGTGCTCCTGAACTACCAGCGCCTCGACAACTCCGCCGCTGCCCCGGACGCCGTGTTCGCCGCCGGCGCCCGGCAGGCCGAGGAGATGACCGCGACCCTGATCGGCCGCGCCCGCGGCGGGCTGCGCCGCCGCGCGGTCCGGTTCGCTCTCGGCAGGGCTCGAGCCCTGGCCGGGCTGCGGGAATTTCCGAAGTACTACCTCATCGTCGTGCTGGCCGCGGTACGCCGGCAACTGTCCGTTGTCGGTACCGAACTGGCCACCGCCGGCCGGATCGGCACCGCCGACGATGTGTTCTTCCTCGACCCGCCCGAGATCCGCGCGGCGCTCGCCGGCAGCGACCAGCATGCCCTGATCGCCGCTCGCCGCGAGGAGTACGACCGGGAAATGCGCCGCCGGCATGTGCCCCGGGTGCTGCTCTCCGACGGCACCGAGCCGGAGCGTGACCTGCACGGCCCGGCCGCCCCGGACGGCGCGCTGGTCGGCACACCGGCCTCGGCGGGCACGGTCACCGGCCCGGCCCGGGTGATCCTGGACCCGGTCGGCGCCCACCTGGAACCCGGTGAGATCCTGGTCGCCCCGTCCACCGACCCGGGTTGGACCCCGCTCTTCCTGACCGCCGGCGGCCTCGTCATGGAGATGGGCGGCGCCAACTCGCACGGCGCCGTGGTGGCTCGTGAATACGGCATCCCCGCCGTCGTCGGCGTCGCCGGCGCCACCACGCACGTGCGTACCGGTCAGCGGATCACCGTCGACGGCACCACCGGTCTGATCACCTGA
- a CDS encoding cation-translocating P-type ATPase gives MSVRDVGPAVSGQGPDQGAVTVDSREPMGTLFRDLRTSPAGLGSREAARRLVVYGPNVLSRRVGRRWPGELLSQFTQPLAVLLAVAAVLAWVGGSPALAVAVVAVILLNAAFAFVQEMQAERAVEALTAFLPATAQVVRGGVRTEIPAADLVPGDVLVVAEGDRVCADARLIDGELTIDLSALTGESMPVIRSSQATDVATSLLDAAELVFSGTTCLGGEATAVVVRTGMHTELGRIAALAQRGPGQPSPLEIQVRRATWIIAVVAVTAGVAFLPIGVWAGLGWSAAISFSIGLIVANVPEGLLPIITLALAVGVRRLARKGAVVKRLSAVETLGSTTVICTDKTGTLTENRMLVTRLWLSGRDVAAATMGDDAQGRLLAAAAAACTTARATTDAAQSGGDPTELALLRLAADLGAGVTPATRDPARRALYHFDGHLKRMTSVDETAGALWVHTKGAPESVLACCTGLLAADGGTEPLTDRRRTEIQYTLDRYAVDGLRVLAVAHRALGPGPSVPADRGAAEADLTLLGLVAMVDPPRPGVAEAVEQAHRAGIRIHVITGDYGPTAAAIARQVGIGDAGSRIVGGDELDGLDEAELDRLLEGQEEMVFARSAPEAKLRICEALRACGEVVAMTGDGVNDAPALRHADIGVAMGRSGTDVAREAATMVLTDDNFATIVTAVGAGREVFDNVRKFVLYIFAHAVPEVVPFLIFALSGGAVPLPLTVLQILAIDLGTETLPALALGREPAEPGLMARRPRPRTAGVIDRKLLLRAWLLLGGVSAVLVMGAYLFTLWRSGWHPGDPTGPGTALHQAYLQATTVTFAGIVACQIGTAFAARTDRASLFSIGLFTNPLLLWGIAFELLFTAAVVYAPPLQHVFGTAALGWSHLALIAPFPLIVWGADEIARWISRRRHRVVAG, from the coding sequence ATGAGCGTCCGCGATGTCGGCCCGGCGGTGTCCGGGCAGGGACCGGACCAGGGCGCGGTCACGGTGGACAGCCGGGAACCCATGGGCACGCTGTTCCGGGATCTGCGGACGTCCCCGGCCGGCCTCGGTTCCCGCGAGGCCGCCCGCCGTCTCGTGGTGTACGGGCCGAACGTGCTGTCCCGGCGTGTCGGCCGCCGCTGGCCGGGCGAACTGTTGTCGCAGTTCACTCAGCCGCTGGCGGTCCTGCTCGCCGTCGCCGCCGTGCTGGCCTGGGTGGGTGGCTCGCCGGCGCTGGCGGTCGCGGTGGTTGCGGTGATCCTGCTGAACGCCGCGTTCGCCTTCGTGCAGGAGATGCAGGCGGAACGCGCGGTGGAGGCGCTCACCGCGTTCCTGCCGGCGACCGCCCAGGTCGTCCGCGGCGGGGTCCGCACCGAGATCCCGGCCGCGGACCTGGTCCCCGGCGACGTCCTGGTCGTCGCGGAGGGCGACCGGGTCTGCGCCGACGCCCGGTTGATCGACGGCGAGCTCACGATCGATCTGTCGGCGCTGACCGGCGAGTCGATGCCGGTCATCCGCTCGTCCCAGGCCACCGACGTGGCCACCTCCCTGCTGGACGCCGCCGAGCTCGTCTTCAGCGGCACCACGTGCCTCGGCGGTGAGGCGACGGCGGTTGTGGTCCGTACCGGTATGCACACCGAACTCGGCCGCATCGCCGCGCTGGCACAGCGAGGCCCGGGTCAGCCCAGCCCGTTGGAGATCCAGGTCCGCCGGGCGACGTGGATCATCGCGGTGGTCGCGGTCACCGCGGGCGTGGCGTTCCTTCCCATCGGCGTGTGGGCCGGGCTCGGCTGGAGCGCCGCGATCAGCTTCTCCATCGGCCTGATCGTCGCGAACGTCCCCGAAGGCCTGCTACCCATCATCACCCTGGCGCTTGCGGTCGGAGTCCGCCGGCTCGCCCGTAAGGGCGCGGTGGTCAAACGCCTCTCGGCCGTGGAGACCCTCGGTTCGACGACGGTCATCTGCACCGACAAGACCGGCACCCTGACCGAGAATCGCATGCTTGTCACCCGCCTGTGGCTGTCCGGTCGGGATGTCGCCGCCGCGACGATGGGAGACGACGCGCAAGGACGTCTCCTCGCGGCCGCGGCCGCGGCCTGCACGACCGCCCGAGCCACGACGGACGCGGCGCAGAGCGGCGGCGATCCCACCGAACTCGCCCTGCTGCGCCTCGCGGCCGATCTCGGGGCGGGGGTCACGCCGGCGACGCGGGACCCGGCGCGCCGGGCTCTGTACCACTTCGACGGTCACCTCAAGCGCATGACCAGCGTCGACGAGACCGCGGGGGCGCTGTGGGTGCACACCAAGGGCGCCCCGGAATCGGTACTCGCCTGTTGCACCGGCCTGCTCGCGGCCGACGGCGGCACCGAGCCGCTGACCGATCGCAGACGCACAGAAATCCAGTACACCTTGGACCGGTACGCCGTCGACGGCCTGCGCGTGCTCGCGGTCGCACACCGCGCCCTCGGACCCGGCCCGAGCGTGCCGGCCGACCGCGGCGCCGCGGAGGCGGACCTGACCCTGCTCGGCCTGGTGGCCATGGTCGACCCGCCGCGACCCGGCGTCGCCGAGGCGGTCGAGCAGGCGCACCGGGCCGGCATACGCATCCACGTCATCACCGGCGACTACGGACCCACCGCGGCCGCCATCGCGCGCCAGGTCGGCATCGGAGACGCCGGTAGCCGGATCGTCGGTGGCGACGAGCTGGACGGGCTCGATGAGGCCGAGCTCGACCGCCTCCTGGAGGGCCAGGAGGAGATGGTCTTCGCGCGCTCCGCGCCGGAGGCGAAGCTGCGAATCTGTGAGGCGCTGCGGGCCTGCGGTGAGGTGGTGGCGATGACCGGTGACGGGGTCAACGACGCCCCCGCGCTGCGCCACGCCGACATCGGCGTCGCCATGGGCCGCTCCGGTACCGACGTGGCCCGAGAGGCCGCCACGATGGTGCTGACCGACGACAACTTCGCCACGATCGTCACGGCGGTCGGTGCGGGCCGGGAGGTGTTCGACAACGTCCGCAAGTTCGTGCTGTACATCTTCGCGCACGCCGTGCCGGAGGTCGTGCCCTTCCTGATCTTCGCGCTATCCGGAGGTGCGGTTCCGCTGCCGCTGACGGTGTTGCAGATCCTCGCGATCGACCTCGGCACGGAGACTCTGCCCGCGCTGGCGCTGGGCCGCGAACCCGCCGAGCCGGGGCTGATGGCTCGCCGGCCCCGGCCACGGACCGCCGGCGTCATCGACCGCAAGCTGCTGTTGCGTGCCTGGCTGCTGCTGGGCGGGGTCTCCGCGGTGCTCGTCATGGGCGCCTACCTGTTCACCCTGTGGCGTTCGGGCTGGCATCCCGGCGACCCGACCGGGCCCGGCACCGCCCTGCACCAGGCCTACCTGCAGGCCACCACGGTCACCTTCGCAGGCATCGTCGCCTGCCAGATCGGCACCGCGTTCGCCGCCCGCACCGACCGGGCGTCGCTGTTCAGCATCGGGCTGTTCACCAATCCGCTGTTGCTGTGGGGCATCGCTTTCGAACTGCTCTTCACGGCCGCGGTCGTCTATGCCCCGCCGTTGCAGCACGTGTTCGGCACCGCCGCGCTCGGCTGGTCGCACCTGGCCCTCATCGCCCCGTTCCCGTTGATCGTGTGGGGCGCCGACGAGATCGCCCGCTGGATCTCCAGGCGGCGCCACCGCGTCGTTGCGGGTTGA